In one Yarrowia lipolytica chromosome 1A, complete sequence genomic region, the following are encoded:
- a CDS encoding uncharacterized protein (Compare to YALI0A18766g, weakly similar to uniprot|P48582 Saccharomyces cerevisiae YPL084w BRO1 required for normal response to nutrient limitation), giving the protein MIPLALKTTESTDWSRAIHRYIASSYGPDYAEQFREEISSFQRLRQDIRGAGRDATGRDILFRYFAQLDSLERRINAAESGMKPDFTWSDSLSQEKVTQHSISFEKANVLYQLGAILSCMGEEMSRDDSCDPKASFHAFQNAAGVFAFIADKFLHAPLPDIGQDVVRAFNKLMLAQAQEMFCQDSIAKSVSVLTDVNQEQAGKVSALTAKLCAGVGALYKAAFESFTAIQEEQKWGDKNWPLECQAKNKYFTALGSLLYAKSLQNKPSTQKFGESIGYIQKSINEFNEASMLPLPNGANKKDFNKWYRDLVSTALDLARSTLKSSEHDNDLIYHSLVPAPATLGAVEPKEVVTATPLQDMYKEEDHVRVVGRDLFTRLVPMHVLQQTSVYSEEKASLLRSEGERIEVADQKLNSALEYMGLPGELYALKKDLQSGRDSGSSAQVPAVVLGYASEVKTLDLSPLKTSRDQILTQIRDSQALIASEETESTKMKDYYKDGWTQAPSAQVNASLLSDIRRVQESLVAAGASDEKLQAQYDGVKPDIELLSRGINNPELEKLFDADSSSSKSSSGPSESLIDLDFSQGAASRDPAASSTLDKLLPSCETSFRKLQNCQKDRQAIFYEFKDKVHRDDISGVLVNSKGADDNLIFEQELEKFQPYQQRLTATINTQALLIKDLADSWEKITRDPVVKNKVTDRKRALDHSHVIVERFRKAFESWKQVKTGLDKGLEFYRDLQNMADKVNVSATQFVNARRQEGKSILSAIQSNTTNELQSQLGRLSFGSGSSSAAPTSGGAPTLPPKPQQHTGDNYGQPSTYDPSVYGPNSPFMQQPPQHQQYGQPPHHQQYGQNPPPPPQGANQNQFWNQYR; this is encoded by the coding sequence ATGATCCCTCTGGCGCTGAAAACGACCGAAAGCACGGactggtcacgtgccatCCACAGATACATTGCGTCGTCATACGGTCCGGACTACGCCGAGCAGTTTCGGGAGGAAATCTCGTCGTTCCAACGACTACGACAGGACATACGGGGAGCAGGACGAGATGCCACGGGACGAGATATTTTGTTCCGGTATTTCGCTCAATTGGACTCACTGGAGCGCCGGATCAACGCGGCCGAGTCGGGGATGAAACCGGACTTCACCTGGTCCGACTCACTGTCTCAGGAGAAGGTGACCCAGCACTCCATCTCATTCGAGAAGGCCAACGTGCTGTACCAATTGGGAGCAATTCTGAGCTGCATGGGCGAGGagatgtcacgtgacgactCATGTGACCCCAAGGCGTCCTTCCATGCGTTCCAGAACGCTGCTGGTGTCTTTGCCTTCATTGCCGACAAGTTTCTACATGCCCCTTTGCCCGACATTGGCCAGGATGTGGTTCGTGCCTTCAACAAGCTCATGCTGGCACAGGCTCAGGAGATGTTTTGTCAGGATAGCATTGCCAAAAGTGTGTCTGTGCTGACTGACGTGAACCAGGAGCAGGCCGGAAAGGTGTCTGCTCTGACCGCCAAGCTGTGTGCCGGAGTGGGGGCTCTGTATAAGGCTGCGTTCGAGTCCTTCACAGCGATTCAAGAGGAACAGAAATGGGGCGACAAAAACTGGCCGTTGGAGTGCCAGGCCAAAAACAAGTACTTTACTGCACTTGGTTCGCTTCTGTATGCCAAGTCTCTTCAGAACAAACCGTCCACACAAAAGTTTGGCGAGAGTATCGGATACATTCAAAAGTCCATCAATGAGTTTAACGAGGCTTCAATGTTGCCGTTGCCCAATGGagccaacaagaaggacttcAACAAGTGGTACCGAGATCTTGTTTCCACCGCTCTTGATCTTGCTCGAAGCACTCTCAAGTCTTCGGAACACGATAATGATCTCATCTACCACTCGCTGGTGCCTGCTCCCGCCACTTTGGGAGCCGTGGAACCCAAGGAAGTCGTCACTGCTACTCCTCTTCAAGACATGTAtaaagaagaagatcacgTGCGAGTGGTCGGCCGCGACCTGTTTACCCGACTGGTACCCATGCACGTTCTGCAGCAGACTTCTGTTTACAGTGAAGAAAAGGCCTCTCTTTTGCGAAGTGAAGGAGAACGAATTGAGGTTGCTGACCAGAAACTCAACTCTGCGCTGGAGTACATGGGACTTCCTGGCGAGTTGTATGCTCTCAAAAAGGATCTTCAGAGCGGTAGAGACTCTGGTTCTTCAGCTCAGGTGCCTGCTGTTGTTCTTGGATATGCTTCTGAAGTGAAGACTCTCGATCTCAGTCCTCTCAAGACTTCCAGGGATCAGATTCTGACCCAGATTAGAGACTCCCAGGCTCTGATTGCTTCTGAAGAGACGGAATCCACCAAAATGAAGGACTACTACAAGGACGGATGGACACAGGCACCCTCTGCACAGGTCAATGCGTCCCTCTTGAGCGACATTCGACGTGTGCAGGAGTCTCTGGTGGCTGCCGGTGCCAGTGACGAGAAGCTGCAGGCTCAATACGACGGTGTCAAGCCTGATATTGAGCTTTTGTCACGTGGAATCAACAACCCTGAGCTTGAAAAGTTGTTTGATGCCGattcgtcttcttccaagtcttcttctggaccaTCTGAAAGTCTTATTGATTTGGATTTCTCTCAGGGAGCCGCTTCTCGGGATCCTGCTGCCTCTTCTACTCTTGACAAGTTGCTTCCTTCGTGCGAAACTTCTTTCAGAAAGCTGCAAAACTGTCAAAAGGACCGTCAGGCTATTTTCTacgagttcaaggacaaggtTCACAGAGACGATATCTCTGGCGTTCTAGTCAACTCCAAGGGAGCAGACGACAATCTTATTTTTGaacaggagctggagaagttcCAGCCTTACCAACAGCGCCTGACTGCCACTATCAACACCCAGGCGCTGCTGATTAAGGACTTGGCCGACAGCTGGGAGAAGATTACACGTGACCCCGTGGTCAAAAACAAGGTGACAGACCGAAAACGGGCTCTGGATcacagtcacgtgattgttGAGCGATTCCGAAAGGCCTTTGAGTCGTGGAAACAGGTCAAGACTGGATTAGACAAGGGTCTTGAGTTCTACAGAGACCTGCAAAACATGGCAGACAAGGTGAATGTGTCGGCCACTCAGTTTGTCAACGCTAGACGACAGGAGGGCAAGTCCATCTTGTCTGCCATTCAGAGCAATACCACCAACGAGCTTCAGTCTCAGCTTGGACGTCTTTCTTttggcagtggcagctcttctgcagctcctaCTTCTGGTGGGGCCCCCACCTTGCCTCCCAAGCCCCAGCAACATACCGGTGATAACTATGGCCAGCCTAGCACGTATGATCCTTCAGTATATGGCCCCAACTCTCCGTTTATGCAGCAGCCTCCCCAGCATCAACAGTACGGACAGCCGCCCCATCATCAGCAATATGGCCAGAatcctccacctcccccCCAGGGTGCCAACCAGAACCAGTTCTGGAACCAGTATCGATAG
- a CDS encoding uncharacterized protein (Compare to YALI0A18788g, weakly similar to uniprot|O59668 Schizosaccharomyces pombe Hypothetical zf-C3HC4 zinc finger protein, similar to Saccharomyces cerevisiae RMD5 (YDR255C); ancestral locus Anc_8.495) translates to MLGLLSPPTTQTHRAENGTNSTRESKPREPLRPSTSIYTNPLLSLTATQPREPPRNTISNPGHLRRMDLITKESGQLGKNASLQACEDSVDALLDFLEQAKANVTDKQYMAQVHTMYTSQVAPQIIQTPNDVHKAISRYGKALDRTFKLNVNSAASSIVQIASDNDDSKEAVESREELNRAVAVHLLRLGEFDTANIFLGESATKLPPLLVEQFELLYDILRSMGERNLQPAIDWASTHQRFLDCRGSDLEFQLRELQFKMLLSQRDTSAALAYARTHFQRYQRHYLKEISQLVTSILYSYTGNSPYEKTGGEVSGDDHAVALKTVQQTLIKEFCTLLGLSSESPLVQAVSSGTVALPILAKMGGIMKTKRTEWTSSNELPVEIDLPPEFQFHSVFVCPVSKEQTTDSNPPLMLPCGHILAHDTLKAMSKDSDRYRFKCHYCPEETTFPHTRRVYF, encoded by the coding sequence ATGCTTGGACTTTTGTCACCACCCACCACCCAGACCCACAGAGCAGAGAACGGCACCaacagcaccagagagTCCAAGCCAAGAGAACCCCTACGACCCTCGACATCTATTTATACTAACCCATTGCTCAGCTTGACAGCAACCCAACCACGCGAACCACCGCGCAACACCATATCAAATCCAGGTCACCTCAGAAGAATGGACCTAATCACGAAAGAATCCGGCCAGCTGGGCAAGAATGCGTCTCTACAGGCTTGTGAGGACTCGGTGGACGCTCTGCTCGATTTTCTGGAGCAGGCAAAGGCCAATGTCACTGACAAACAATACATGGCCCAAGTTCACACCATGTACACCAGCCAGGTGGCTCCTCAGATCATCCAGACACCCAACGATGTGCACAAGGCCATATCGCGGTATGGAAAGGCACTGGACCGAACGTTCAAGCTCAACGTCAACTCGGCAGCGTCGTCAATTGTGCAGATTGCGTCTGATAACGACGACAGCAAGGAAGCCgtggagtcacgtgaggaaCTGAACCGGGCCGTGGCGGTGCATTTGCTGCGGCTGGGCGAGTTTGACACCGCCAACATCTTTCTTGGTGAAAGTGCCACCAAATTGCCTCCATTGTTGGTGGAGCAGTTCGAGCTGCTGTATGACATTCTCAGATCCATGGGAGAACGCAATCTGCAACCGGCTATCGATTGGGCGTCGACGCACCAGCGATTTCTGGACTGCCGAGGCTCAGATCTCGAATTCCAGCTGCGAGAGCTCCAGTTTAAGATGCTCTTGAGTCAGAGAGATACAAGTGCAGCCCTTGCATACGCACGTACACATTTCCAAAGGTACCAGAGACACTATCTCAAGGAGATATCGCAGTTAGTCACCAGCATTCTTTACAGTTACACTGGAAATTCGCCATATGAAAAGACAGGAGGCGAAGTATCAGGAGACGATCATGCTGTGGCTCTCAAGACTGTTCAGCAGACGCTGATTAAGGAGTTTTGCACGCTGCTGGGTCTGTCGTCCGAATCGCCGTTGGTCCAGGCAGTGTCTTCGGGAACTGTGGCTCTTCCTATTCTCGCCAAAATGGGCGGTATCATGAAAACCAAACGAACCGAATGGACCTCGTCGAACGAGCTGCCTGTGGAGATTGATCTGCCACCAGAGTTCCAATTTCACTCGGTGTTTGTCTGTCCTGTGAGTAAGGAGCAGACTACGGATAGCAACCCTCCGTTGATGTTACCGTGTGGACATATTCTCGCCCATGATACGCTCAAGGCTATGAGCAAGGACAGTGACCGGTACCGGTTCAAGTGCCATTACTGTCCTGAAGAGACTACATTTCCTCACACGAGAAGGGTCTACTTTTAG
- a CDS encoding uncharacterized protein (Compare to YALI0A18810g, similar to uniprot|P00729 Saccharomyces cerevisiae YMR297w PRC1 carboxypeptidase y serine-type protease) gives MKFSIATLGLAASAALAANPLFKDIQNVLGGDFSKKLGNVADKLADGARKTTTDSANWLYTATNKAQFPNYALRAKDPSSLGLDKVKQYSGYLDVEDEDKHFFYWFFESRNDPKNDPIVLWLNGGPGCSSLTGLFFELGPASIGEDLKPIHNPHSWNSNASVIFLDQPVNVGYSYSSGSVSDTVSAGRDVYAFLSLFFQQFPEYNKGQEFHIAGESYAGHYIPVFASEIQSHDDRGFNLTSILIGNGLTDPLRQYDEYEPMACGKGGAPPVLDEPTCENMRDSQARCNGLINACYNTESVWTCLPAATYCNNAMLGPYQATGLNVYDIRKECDSGTSLCYKDLEYIDKYLNQPEVMEAVGAQVSEYEGCNFDINRNFQFAGDWMKPYYTAVPALLEEGIPTLIYAGDKDFICNWLGNKRWTDELEWFGKEKYEPKELSDWVVDGKKAGQVKNYKHFTFLRVYEAGHMVPYDQPKNSLEMLNSWLAKDYSYGSK, from the coding sequence ATGAAGTTCTCAATTGCCACTCTGGGACTGGCAGCGTCCGCCGCTCTGGCCGCCAACCCTCTCTTCAAGGATATCCAAAATGTGCTTGGAGGCGACTtctccaagaagctcgGAAACGTGGCCGACAAGCTGGCCGATGGCGCTCGAaagaccaccaccgacTCCGCCAACTGGCTCTACAccgccaccaacaaggccCAGTTCCCCAACTACGCTCTGCGGGCCAAGGACCCCTCTTCTCTGGGTCtggacaaggtcaagcagTACTCCGGCTACCTCGACGTTGAAGACGAGGACAAGCACTTCTTCTACTGGTTCTTCGAGTCCCGAAACGACCCCAAGAACGACCCCATTGTTCTGTGGCTCAACGGCGGCCCCGGCTGCTCTTCTCTGACCGGCCTGTTCTTCGAGCTGGGCCCTGCCTCTATCGGCGAGGACCTCAAGCCCATCCACAACCCCCACTCGTGGAACTCCAACGCCTCCGTCATTTTCCTGGACCAGCCTGTCAACGTCGGCTACTCCTACTCTTCCGGCTCTGTCTCCGACACCGTCTCTGCCGGCCGAGACGTCTACGCTTTCCTGTCGCTTTTCTTCCAGCAGTTCCCCGAGTACAACAAGGGCCAGGAGTTCCACATTGCCGGCGAGTCGTACGCCGGTCACTACATTCCCGTGTTCGCCTCTGAGATCCAGTCCCATGATGACCGAGGATTCAACCTCACCTCTATTCTCATCGGTAACGGCCTCACTGACCCTCTCCGACAGTacgacgagtacgagccCATGGCCTGCGGTAAGGGTGGTGCTCCTCCCGTTCTCGATGAGCCTACTTGCGAGAACATGCGTGACTCCCAGGCCCGATGCAACGGCCTGATCAACGCCTGCTACAACACCGAGTCTGTGTGGACCTGTCTCCCTGCCGCCACCTACTGTAACAACGCCATGCTTGGTCCCTACCAGGCCACCGGTCTCAATGTCTACGACATCCGAAAGGAGTGCGACTCCGGTACTTCTCTCTGTTACAAGGACCTCGAGTACATTGACAAGTACCTCAACCAGCccgaggtgatggaggctGTCGGAGCCCAGGTTTCCGAGTACGAGGGCTGCAACTTTGACATCAACCGAAACTTCCAGTTTGCCGGTGATTGGATGAAGCCCTACTACACCGCCGTCCCCGCTCTACTCGAGGAGGGCATCCCCACCCTCATCTACGCCGGAGACAAGGACTTCATCTGCAACTGGCTCGGAAACAAGCGATGGACCGACGAGCTCGAGTGGTTCGGCAAGGAGAAGTAcgagcccaaggagctgtCCGACTGGGTCGTCGACGGCAAGAAGGCCGGCCAGGTCAAGAACTACAAGCACTTTACCTTCCTGCGGGTCTACGAGGCCGGCCATATGGTTCCTTACGACCAGCCCAAGAACTCTCTGGAGATGCTCAACTCTTGGTTGGCTAAGGATTACTCTTACGGATCCAAGTAA